ATGACGATGGCGTCGTCGCGACGGGTCAGGTAGCTCGCGCCTCGAATGGAGTTGGTGGGGCCGCAGGCAATGGTGAGAATCGGGTAACGACGTGCGTTCTCGATGGTCATCAGGGTGCCGTCATTCTGCGAAAGGTAGACATCGGCGTTGACGATGCCCTTTTGCTTGAGGCTATGTGCAAAACCTTCGGTGAAGCGCTGTGCGACCTGGTTCAAGGCCGCGTTGAGGATTGTCGCGTTCTCGCGCTCGACAAGACCCATGGAACCGATTTCGCTGGAAAGCGAGATCGGGAAGTCCTCCCCCAGAATCTCGTGAGCGATGGCCGCGGCACGTACCTCATCATCGTTGCGCATCGTGGAGAATACACAGGAAATCGCCAAGGCGTCGACCTTGCCCTTGATTTTGTTGAGGAAGGCCCTGCAGGCATCCTCGTCGAATTGTGCAAGGCGCTTGCCGTTGAACTCAAAGCCTCCGCCGATGATCGTCCAATCCACGCACACGGCGCGAATCGAATCGTCCCAGTCGACCATTGGAGGAATCCCCTCTGTTGCTGGGGCTCCGATACGCAGGATGGCCACAGGTGAAAGCCCCTTGCGCTGCACGATGGCATTGGTGCACTGGGTGGTGCCGAGCATGGCCTGATCAATAAGGCCGGCATCGACCTTGGACTCATCGAGCACGGCATCCACCGAGTTGAGAATGCCTTCGTAAACATCCTCGCTGGTATGTCTCTTGACGGCAGCGAGCACCTTCATGTTCTCATCGATAACCACCGCATCGGTATTGGTTCCGCCGACGTCGATTCCTAACTTGTAATGCATAATCACTTTCCTTTGCGTTGTGAACGTTCTTCTACCGGGATGTAGTCAGTGTCGAGACCGAAGTATCGTGGGCCGACCAGCTTGAGACCTTCTTCGGTGCGCCACTGCGGAGCGCAGGGCAGGCCCGCGACCAACACGCGCTTGCCGTATTTCACGGCCTCGTTCGGCACTGGTGTGTAGGTATCGTGGTCGACCAAGCAGATCAGATCGGGAGCGGTGGCGACGATGTCCCCATCGACCTCGCATTTGAGGTTCTCGTTCTGATAGGTCACGGAGGCCTCATGTCCCTTGTCCGAACCGATGCCGGCAAGCACCACCTTGCCGTAGTTGAAGGCGCCGCGCGTCTCACGAAGTACATCGGTGACCTTGCCGCTGAACAGCCTGACACCGTGGGTCAGATCGAGGAAGCGCTGTTCGATACCCTTGGAATCCTCGCCTTCCTTGATGGAACGGATGGAACGGCCCAATTCCTGCGACATGGTGACGATATTGGGCACGCACCAGTCACGGCACTTCTTGGCACTCATCGTATACTGGCAGGTCATGACCTGGCCGCCGACGGTGTTGGTGATGGAGCGGACGATGTCTTCAGTCCATTTGTTGGAGATGTTGTGCATCACACCGACGTTGCCCTTTTCGTCGCTATACGCCAATGGCGAGGACGAGACACCGCCGATGGTGAAGGTGACCATCTGCAATTCCGGGAATGCACGGCCCATGCCGTCTGCGTCGACGACGGGAAGGCCACGACGGGCACCCGCGACGATCGGCAGCATGGAGTTGACGCCACCGGCTTCGATGGGCATGGTCGCGTAGATCTTTTTGCCGGTCTCGCGTTCCATACGGTCGAAAAGACGATTGAAATCATCCTTGCCGCCGCCCTTTTCGGTCATCACCGTAGGAGCGCCGACCATGGCGCAAGGGGCGACGAATGCATCGTCAGGGATTTCCTCTGGTTCAATCAGAGTCACCGGGCCGCATTCCTTGACTGCCTGTATGGCGAGCAGACGACCGATATAAGGGTCGCCTCCACCGCCGGCACCAAGCAATGAGGCTCCCAAAGCGATATCGTTGATTTCATCAATACCGATGGTTCTCATTTATTTCCTGCCTTTCGAACATTTTCAAGATTCATTGTGCCTTCCTCTAAAGCTCGGATTGGATTGAGTCGAAGGGGATGTAATCGAGGTCGTAACCGAACCAGCGCGGTCCGGCCAGGTCGATGCCGGCCTGCGTATGCCAGACCTTGTCGGCTTCCAAGACGAGCAACAGAACACGCTTGCCGTACTTCAGATTTTCGGTGGTCACCGGGGTGAAGGTGTCGGCATCCACCATGCAGATCAGATCCGGAACGGTGGCGACAGCCTTGCCGTCAAGGTAGGCAATCAGGTTTTCGTTCTGGAACTCCACGGCGGCCTGATGTCCGCGGGAGGAACGGATGCCTTCGAGCTTGGCCAGGCCGTAGTTGAATCCGCCTTTCGTTTCACGGGTCACGTCGGCAATCTTTGCCTCGATGATGCCTTTGGCCTTCATCTTTTTCAGGAATGCCTCGCGAGGTGTGACGCCTTCTTCGTCGGCGATTTCCTTGATGGTGCGGATGGTGCGGCCGATGAAACGTGCCTTGGTGAGCGAATCTCGGACGGCGGCCCGTTTCATCGTCTTGCCGCTCATCAGCTGGCCGAGGGCGATGCCCTGACCGCCCATTGCGTCGACGGCCGCCCTGCCAAGGTTCTCCATCCAGTCGTTGTCGATGGTGGTGAGCATCGCGACATTGCCTTTTTCGTCCGCGAAGGCCATCGGCCAGGTATGGACGCCGGCGATATTATACGAATCCTGCTGCAAGCCCGGGAAGGCGCGACCCATGCCGTCCACGTTGACCAGCGGGATGCCGGCCACGGCCGAAGCGGCAACGGGGATGACCGAGTTCATGCCGCCTATTTCGGAGAGCACGAACGCGTTGAGGCTGTGACCCGTCTGTTCCTTCATGGCTTTGAGCAGATTGGGGAATTCGCATCCGTTGATGCCCTTTTCCGCCATTACGCTGGGCGCTCCGACACCGCCGATGGTGGCGACAATCCAATCGTCAGGCACCTCTTCGGCGTCGTAGAGATCGATGCTGCCCACCTTTTCCAAGGCCTGACGTGCGATCAGGCTTCCCCCATAGGGGTCGCCTCCACCGCCGGCTCCCAATAAGGAGGAACCGAGAGCGATATCGGGAATATCAGAAGAAACCAATTTTTGCATTTCATTCACCTTTGCGAGTCAATTGAATGGCGCCGGGGAATGCCGGCAGTTTCATGGCCTTGTATACCAAGACGTAAAGCAAAATCGAGACCACGATGCCGTTGACCGGCCCGAGGAAGAATGGGTGGTCAAGGAACGAGAGGGCAGGCACCGAAGCGAACGTGCCGCCGGTTATCAACGCGACGATGGAACCGCCGATGAACGAGACCAGACCGGGAACCGAGAACCCATCGAGTGGCTTGAAGTTTTCCGGACGCGCCTTGCGCACCAGCCAGTAGTCGGCGATCATGGCTCCTGCCAAGGCCGGAATCATCGCGGAAAGCACGGTGAGGAAGAGCTGGAAATAGTCCATGATGCCAGCCACCGCGAGGATGATGCCCAATATGCCCGAGATGGTCGTGGAGACCTTGTAGCCTTTGTCGCCCTTGTCTGCGATGACGGCAAATGCAAGCCCTGCGGAATAGGCATTGCTCACGTTGACGGACCAGGTGGACATGACCAGCGCGATCAGTGCCAATCCGGCCAATCCCATGGAGGCCATGATCTTGGAGATGTCGCCGCCTGATTCGGGCTTGACGATGGCGAGCATCGCTCCCATCACCAGAAGAATGACCATCGGAGGCCAGATGCCGATGATGCTGGAGAGCACCGCACCCTTACGGTCCTTGGCGTACCTCGAAAAGTCCCCGACCGTCGCCCCACCGACAGCGAAGAAACCGACCGCGATATTGATGCCGGCGACCAGACCGATGCTCTGCTTGGGCACGTAGGAGAAAAGACTGGACATGCCAGTGGTGGACACGGAAGTGAAAAGCCCGTATACACAAATGATGAAGAGCAGCGGCGCGGCGATATAGTTGACCCATTTGACACCATCGAAGCCAAGAACCGCGGTGATTAGCATCAGCAGGCCCAATACAATCTCGCAAATCTGTGGTGAGATCGACCAGCCGAATTTGGCGGCCATCAGCGAGAAGGACGAGCCACAGACGGCCGCCTGAACGCTGAACCAGCCGATAAGGCTGATGCCGATGATGATGGAGATGACGTAGCGGCCACCCTTGCGGCCCAGAGCCGCTGACGACATGGCCGAGGTCGGCAGGCCGGTGTCGGTGGCTTCCATAGCCACGAAGCACATGTAGGCCTCGATGATGCCGAATCCGATCAGCGCCGCCAGGAAGGCGTCGCGCAGAGTCAGCCCTGCGCCTAGAATCGCGCCGGTCATCAGTGTCGATACATTAATCGACTGGCCTATCCAGATCAGCGCGATTGACCACCAATTTCTTCTTTGATTTTGAGGCACATACAGACTGTTTTCCTTATATTCCGCCTCTGAGCCCTCCGAGGAATCAATTCCCGGCTGGGCTGACGTCGTCGTCATGAAGATACTGCTCCTTTTTATAAAATAATGTGACTTATTATTGTTTACTTATTAACAACAGATGCGATAATTCCGATCATGTGCGGCTTCAGGGAAGCAGCACATCCTGATAGAGTTCCGGACGTCGGTCGCGCAGATAAGGACTGGTCTGGCGGTTGGAGACCACCTTGGCCAAGTCGATGTCGACGCTCAGCACATCTTCCTTCTGCTCCTCAAGCTCGGCGATGACACGCCCGCGCGGATCGCAAACCCGGCTGTGGCCGCCCATATAAAGGTCCTGTTCCCGACCGTACCGATTGACCGCGGCGAGGAAAACCGTGTTTTCCAAAGCCCGGGCGGGGGTGTTGATGTTCCAGATGTCGTTATCCGGTTCGCACCAGGCCGAGGGACAGATTACAATTTGCGCGCCTTTGAGCGCCAACTCGCGTGCGACCTCGGGGAATCCCATGTCGTAGCAGATCATCAGGCCGACAGTGCCGAAGTCGGTATGGAAAACCGGCGTGCCGTTGCCGCCTTTGAAGTAGAAGCGTTCCTTGGCCCACAGATGCTGCTTGTCGTAGACCCCGGCGATATTGCCGTCCCGGTCGATCAGCACCGAACTGTTGAACGGAACACCAGGCAGGTCGTCGTGATAGAGCGCGATGGAAGCGACGACGTAGACCCTAGCCTTGCGCGCCGCCTCCCTCATCGCAGTGATGCTGGGACCATCGAGAGGCTCGGCAAGTTCGGTGATACGAGGACCGACCACATCGAGCTGGTAGCCGGTGCTGAACAGTTCGGGAAACACGATGATGTCCGCGTCCTGCTCTCCTGCAGCCTCGATAAGTTTCAATGCCTTGGCGACATTGGCTTTGGTGTCGCACAGTACGCTTTCGAACTGTGACAATACGATTTTCGCCATGCTTAAGCCCCGCTGTGTCTCTTCAGAGGACCTGGCTGGTGTGGGCGAACTCGATGGTCTTCACGCCCTTGACCTTGGCCATGATCTCCATGACCACCCAGTACAACAACGCGGAGATGATCAACGAATTGAGTCCGGGAATGCCGATGGAATAGATGCTTGTGATTTCACCGATCGCGAAGCCCAAGACCCAGACAATCAGGGACACCGGATTCCATTTTTCAACGCTGGAAGGCAGCGTGCCGGATGCACGCGTCGCTTCGAGATCCTTGCGTCCCTGACGACGGAGAATGTAGTAGTCGATGACCATGATGCCGGCAACCGGCGGAACCGCGACGCCCAGCAACGTCAGGAAGTTGGTGAAGTACTTGAGGATGCCGATTACGGAGAGGAAGGTTCCCACGATGCCCAGGCTCCAGACGAGGACGTTACGGTTGAGCTTGCGGTTGAACACGGCATTGATCATGGTGGAAAGCCCAAGCGAAGAAGAATACAGGTTGATGTCGTTGAGCTTGACCGTCGAGGTGATGACGATGATTACACCGACGATTCCCGAGGTCTTCATCATCATGTCGACCACATTGTTGGTGCCGGTGGCGTGGGCCAGAAGCACTGCCAGAAGGTTCATGCCCAACTCGCCGACGAACGTACCGATCAGAGTCATCCAGAAGACCTGCTTGCCGTTCTTGAGATAACGGCCATAATCGGGTGTAGCAATCGCTCCGGCAATGAATCCGCCGGTTACCATCGTCGTGGCCGCGCCAAGCGAAAGCGCCGGGCCAGGGGCGGGAGAAGTGAACAGCGTCATGAACGGAGTGGACTGGAAGACATGGAATGACGCGTAAAGCACGACGATGATGAACAGCGGCACCAGCACGGTTGCGAAATCGGCAATCGCATTGACTCCGAAGACCACGAGCAAGGTAATGGCCAGGCCGGTTACAATCGACCAGCCAGGCGTTTCGAACTTCCCCAGAAAATCGGTGAACGGGATGATGCTGGAAAGACCATTACCGAAAACCGAATTCTGAACGCCGAACCAGCCGACCATGGAAATGGCCATCACCCCGCCGAAAATGGCTGAGCCCATTTTGCCGAAACCTGTCCAGCGAGACAGAAGACTGGTGGAAAGTCCTTCGCGTGCGGCTGCGGTACCGAGCGCCCAGCTGATGATTTCAAGAAGTACCGAACCGAGCATCGTGGCCCAGAACGCACCCCAGAACGTCATGCCATAACCCAGGGCCGCACCGAGCACCAGCTGGGAGACGCAGCAAATGCTGCCGATACGGATCAGCAATATTTTCCAGAACGGTTTTTTCGCGTGGGCAGGTACTCTTGAAAGCGTGTAATCGTTGTCTTCGACGACCCCTTCTGAGCTGCTTTTTGATATATTCTCAGGCTGTGTGCCTGGCGTGTTTGATTTTTGAGCTGAAGACATCCCCTCATACCTTTCTTCTCAAAAGAGTGCCGAAACACCGAATTCGCATTATTAAGCAATCGATATGCATAATGCGGAAACAATAAAATGCACTTTTAAAAAAATATCATAAATGCAAATGAAACTAGGCATTGTGTCAAAATCTGAAATAATTAATAGATTTTTTATCCAAAACTGTATAAAAAGATGAAAATTATTTGTTTGCCTATAAGGTTTAGGAAAATATGGCCAGATATCGAAACAGCTGAATACTGTGAAGGCCGTGCTTGGCAAAAATCTGCCCCCAAAATGACGACTTGTCACACTGGGGGCAAATTGCAATCTGCTCTCTTTTCTTCAGATTGCAAACATATCCTGCTAATTCAGGGATCGCATGCGGCGCATGGCCTCGCGGCGTTCTTCCTTTTCAAGGCGATCGAGGTAAATGTGCCCGTCGAGATGATCGGTTTCGTGCTGGAGCATGCGGCCCATGATGCCGGTGCCTTCCACGACGATGGTCTTGCCGTCGAGATTGATGCCGCGAACACGGGCGTAATCGGCGCGACGGGTCTTGTACCAGAGTTTGGGAACCGAAAGGCAGCCTTCGTCGCCGTACTGCTCTCCCCTGGTCTCTTCGATGACCGGGTTCAGGACGTAACCGAGTTTGCCGTCGATGTTGTAGGAGAAAGCGCGCAGGCTGATGCCGATCTGGTTTGCTGAAAGTCCCGCGCGACCGGGATCATCGACCGTATCCAGCAAATCCTGCACCATGTTGCGCACCGCGGGGGTGATCTCGCGAATCGGTTCACACGGGGTTCTCAACACCGGATCGGGCACGACCCTTATTTCTCGTAACGCCAATGCACTGCTCCTCTTGATGCCTTAACGGCTGTTTACTTCTGGTCCGGCAAGTCTTTTCCTTCGGCATCAGCCTTTGGAGCTTTCTTCCAAGGATCCTCGCCCTCACGCTCGGCGTCATGCCCAGCCTCGTGTTCGGCAAGGCGGGCTCCGACATTCTGCTTGGCCTGTTCGTAGGCCTCGCGAACCTTCGGAGTGGCCTGACGCATGGATTCAGTGGTCTTGTCGATGAATCCTGCGGTGGCCGACGGTGCCGGCTTGACTCGCGTCTTAGGAGTATAGACCTGCGTGTTGATGAGATCGGCATAGTGTTTCAGGACCTCGCCACGCACGACCTTCATGCTCGGGGTAAGCATGCCGTTCTCCTGAGTGAACTGATCTTCGACGATGACGAACTTGCGCACGGATTCGGCGCGGGAAACCGAGCTGTTGGCCTGGTCGATATATTGCTGGACGTAGGCACGAACCGCATCGTTCTTGCAGATTTCGGCCATCGGCATGTTTTCATCCATGCCGTTGTTGGCAAGCCACGAACGCACCATTTCGGGGTCGAGTTCGATAAGCGCCGCGATGAAGGGGCGGCCGTCGCCGATGACCACGGCGTGGGAAACGATCGGGCAGGTGCCGATGGTGTCTTCCATCGGGGCAGGGCTCACGTTCTTGCCGCCGGCAGTGATGATGATGTCTTTCTTACGGCCGGTGATGTAGACGAAGCCGTCGTCGTCGATCTGCGCGATGTCGCCGGAATGGACCCAACCGCCCGGTTCCTTGGCTTCGGCGGTAAGTTCGGGCTGTTTGTAGTAGCCCAGGAAAACGTCCTCGCCGTTAATGAGCAGCTCATCGTCATCGGCAAGTTTGACGGCGATGCCGGTGCCCGGACGCCCGACGGCCCCGACCTTGTTGAAGTCTTGGAAGGCTACGATGCAGGGCGCGGCGGTTTCTGTCATGCCGTAACCCTGGATGAAGGTGATTCCGTCCATGCCGTTGAAGAAGTGCGCCAGATCGGCGTTCATCGGAGCACCGCCGCAGGCGACATACTTGAGGTTCGGGCCCAAGGCACTGCGCACCGAGGCTCCGACGGTCTTCATATAGAACTTGTGTTCCAGACGCTCGGCAAGGGTGTGTCCGCGCCCTTCCTGTCCGTCCTTCGACCACTTGACGAAATGTTTGAACGCCATGTTGAAGATGCGGCCCTGCAATCCGGCACCGGCTTTCTGTGAAGCGGCGTTGTAGACCTTCTCGAACACACGCGGGACGCCGAGCAGATAGGTCGGCTTGAACGTGCGCAGATCGGTCAGGAGATGCTTGGCGCTTGGCGTATAGCCGACAACACCCTGAGCGCCGATGGCGACGTATTGGATGTATCTGGCGAAGCAATGTGCCAACGGCAGGAAGAGCAACAATCGGCTCGGCTGGTAGAGCATATCATCGAGCACGGCCCAGCCGATGAATGTCGTGGAAACGAAATTGCGATGCGAAAGCATGACACCCTTGGGTGCACCGGTAGATCCGGAGGTGTAGACGATGGTCAGCATGTCGTCGGCACGCACGCGCGAAATGGCCTCATCAAGCTCTTCGTCGCTTACCGAAGTGCCGAAATCGGAGACGGCTTCAAGTCCGCCCTCTTGTAGGTTGAACACGTATTTGAGACCGTCACGGTCACGGCGGAATTCCTCAAGCGTCTGGGTGTGTTCCGCATCTCCGCCGAAAGCGACGATCGGGTCGACGTCCTCGACGATGCCCTTGGCCTGCTTGGGCGAATCCGTTTCGTAAATCGGCACGCTCACCGCACCGATGGCAGCGCAAGCGAAATCGACCACTCCCCATTCGTAGCTGGTGGCGGCGTAGATGACGACCATGCTTCCGGCCTTGGCTCCCAGCCCGATGAGACCCTTGGCGACCTTGCGTACGCGCTCAAGCATTTCACCGGCGGTGACGGTGTGCCATTGCTGGGTATCCTCATCGAGCCATTCGGCTATGGTTCCGTCCGGGTCCTTTCCGGCTCGCTTGGACAACAGGGAATAGATGGTGTCCTTATCGGTGGTTTTGGTGACAGGATCCAAATAGAATTCTCGCAACATAGATTCAACTATACGCAACCGTAACCCCAATGCTACGTTAGCGTAACTTTTAATACAATCCAATAATTACAGGTATCAGGCTTATTCTCCGAATCAACCGAGGTCAGCAGTGGTGCAAATCCATCGCGAACCGCTGCGGTGGAACACCAGCGTGACCCAGTAGGTCGACTTGCCTACGCATAGGCTGACGACTGTCTCGGTGGTATCGGGACTCACGAGCGTCGTGTATACCAGCATCGGTACGGCGGGAAGATAGCAGAGCTTGGCCTTTAGCTCCTGATGCGTGCGCAGATGGTTCTCCAACAGGTACGACATTGTTTCGAGACGTTGCACACAAGGGCCGCTTAGGGAATGCTGCAGCGTCTGCGGTGGCGTGCGTCCACGCACCACGTCCAGGCTCATACATGCCAGCCTGCACGAATTGAGGCTGGACTTGCGACATTCCGCTTCGCTAAGCGTTCCCGGATAACAGCGTGAAATATGGTATGGGACGGGCCGATTCGACAATTCGATGCGGATGGACCCGTCGTAAGTGGGCAATCCTGATTGCTGTGTGACCACCATCTGTTGCGGGTGCGTCTTCATACTCGACGGCTCTTGTGTCAGCGTCTGCGATCGTCCTTGTCTCTTTTCGTTCATCTTTGAACCTCCTTTGCTTTTTCGGTTAACGTCACTTTCCAGAGCAACAGAAATCGGCGGCAATGTCAAGAAACAAGAGGCTATTTCGGCAAAATTCAAGGTTTTCGGCGCTTTTTTGTGAAACCTTGAATTTTATATGATGGTAATACGTATAAATTGATGACTATCGAACAAAAGTGGGCTACCTGATTATGCAGGCAGCCCACTTACGATAGTTGATGATTATCGGTCAATCATCCCAAATGCGAAAGCGTGACCGCAACGTCGCAATGCTGGAAGTTCTTGAGATCGACGTAACCGGTCGAGGCCATGGCGCGGCGCAGGGCGCCGATGAAGTTGACCGAGCCGTCGGCGTTGTGGCTTGGCCCGAAGAGAATCTGTTGCAACGGAGCAACCGTGCCGACCTTCGTGCGCTTTCCGCGAGGAAGCGAGGGATGACGGGCTTCGGCACCCCAATGTGTGCCCTTACCGGGAGCCTCGGTGGCGCGCGCAAGAGGAGCCCCGAGCATCACGGCGTCGGCACCCATCGCCAAAGCCTTGACGAACGAGCCGGAAGTACCCATACCGCCGTCGGCGATAATCTGTACGTAACGCCCGCCGGATTCGTCCATATAGTCTCGCCGGGCCTCGGCCACATCGGCAATCGCCGTGGCCATCGGAGCGTGGACACCGATGGTGGCTCGCGTGGCGGAAACCGCACCGCCGCCGAAACCGACCAGCACGCCAGCCGCACCGGTACGCATGAGATGAAGGGCAGCCGTATAACTGGCCGCTCCCCCGACGATGACTGGAACATCAAGGTCGTAGATGAATTTCTTCAGGTTCAGCGGCTCGTGGCTTTCCGAAACATGCTCGGCGGAAACCGCTGTGCCCCGGATGACGAAGAGGTCGACACCAGCATCAACGACCGTCGAATAGAATTCCTGCGTGAGCTGGGGCGAAAGCGCACCGGCCACCGTAACGCCCGCATCACGAATCTCGTGGAGGCGCTTGGTAATCAGTTCCGGCTTAATCGGCTCTGCATAAATCTCCTGCAGGCGAGCCGTGGCATTGGCCTCGTCGAGCTGGCTGATCTCGTCGAGCAGTGGTTGCGGGTCATCGTAACGTGTCCACAATCCTTCGAGATCAAGCACGCCGAGGGCGCCCAGCTTGCCCATGGCGATTGCCGTGGCAGGGCTGGTCACCGAATCCATCGGGGCCGAAAGCACCGGAACGTCGAACTGGTAGGCGTCAATCTGCCAAGCCGTCGAAACGTCCTTCGGATCGCGGGTCCTGCGGGAAGGGACGATGGCGATATCGTCCAATGAATAGGCCAGACGGCCTTTTTTGCCCAAACCGATTTCAATTTCCTGAGTCATGGCTTTAAGATTACTTCCCCTATGTGACGAGCGACACGTAATCGGGAAGCGCGGGAAAGTGCGTCTCGCCAGTCAGTCAAAGCAACACCGATGACATATTTTGGCGCGATAATGGCACCATATTTTCATAAACGAAGAAAGGGCAAGTATGGAAAAAATCAAGGTCAAAGGGACGATAGCCGAGCTCGACGGCGACGAAATGACCAGAGTGATATGGAAGGATATCAAGAATCGCCTCATCCTGCCATACCTCGATGTGAATCTTGATTATTACGATCTCGGCATCGAAAACCGTGACGCCACCGACGACCAAGTGACCATCGATGCGGCCAACGCCATCAAGAAGCATCATGTCGGCGTCAAATGTGCGACCATCACCCCTGATGAGGCGCGTCTCAAGGAATTCAACCTCAAAAAAATGTGGAAGTCGCCGAACGGCACCATCCGCAACATTCTCGGCGGCACGATCTTCCGCGAGCCCATCGTCATTTCCAATATCCCGCGGCTGGTTCCGGGTTGGAAGAAGCCCATCGTCGTGGCAAGGCACGCCTTCGGCGACCAGTACAAAGCCACGGATTTCAAGGTCGGCAAACCGGGTCGCTTGACCGTCACGTTCACACCGGCAGATGGCAGCGAGCCCATCGAGCATGTCGTCTACGACTACCCCGGCGCCGGCGTGGCACAGGTGCAATACAATCTTGACGATTCCATCCGCGGCTTCGCACGCGCCTGCTTCAACTATGGGCTCATGCGGCACTACCCGGTCTACCTTTCGACCAAAAACACGATTTTGAAGGCCTACGACGGCGAATTCAAGGACATCTTCGCAGAAGTTTACGAGACCGAATACAAGGAGCGTTTCGAAGCTGAAGGACTCACCTACGAGCATCGTCTCATCGACGACATGGTGGCCAGCACGATGAAATGGCA
This genomic stretch from Bifidobacterium sp. ESL0690 harbors:
- a CDS encoding DUF917 domain-containing protein, with product MRTIGIDEINDIALGASLLGAGGGGDPYIGRLLAIQAVKECGPVTLIEPEEIPDDAFVAPCAMVGAPTVMTEKGGGKDDFNRLFDRMERETGKKIYATMPIEAGGVNSMLPIVAGARRGLPVVDADGMGRAFPELQMVTFTIGGVSSSPLAYSDEKGNVGVMHNISNKWTEDIVRSITNTVGGQVMTCQYTMSAKKCRDWCVPNIVTMSQELGRSIRSIKEGEDSKGIEQRFLDLTHGVRLFSGKVTDVLRETRGAFNYGKVVLAGIGSDKGHEASVTYQNENLKCEVDGDIVATAPDLICLVDHDTYTPVPNEAVKYGKRVLVAGLPCAPQWRTEEGLKLVGPRYFGLDTDYIPVEERSQRKGK
- a CDS encoding nitrilase-related carbon-nitrogen hydrolase; this translates as MAKIVLSQFESVLCDTKANVAKALKLIEAAGEQDADIIVFPELFSTGYQLDVVGPRITELAEPLDGPSITAMREAARKARVYVVASIALYHDDLPGVPFNSSVLIDRDGNIAGVYDKQHLWAKERFYFKGGNGTPVFHTDFGTVGLMICYDMGFPEVARELALKGAQIVICPSAWCEPDNDIWNINTPARALENTVFLAAVNRYGREQDLYMGGHSRVCDPRGRVIAELEEQKEDVLSVDIDLAKVVSNRQTSPYLRDRRPELYQDVLLP
- a CDS encoding DUF917 domain-containing protein, whose product is MQKLVSSDIPDIALGSSLLGAGGGGDPYGGSLIARQALEKVGSIDLYDAEEVPDDWIVATIGGVGAPSVMAEKGINGCEFPNLLKAMKEQTGHSLNAFVLSEIGGMNSVIPVAASAVAGIPLVNVDGMGRAFPGLQQDSYNIAGVHTWPMAFADEKGNVAMLTTIDNDWMENLGRAAVDAMGGQGIALGQLMSGKTMKRAAVRDSLTKARFIGRTIRTIKEIADEEGVTPREAFLKKMKAKGIIEAKIADVTRETKGGFNYGLAKLEGIRSSRGHQAAVEFQNENLIAYLDGKAVATVPDLICMVDADTFTPVTTENLKYGKRVLLLVLEADKVWHTQAGIDLAGPRWFGYDLDYIPFDSIQSEL
- a CDS encoding cytosine permease, translated to MTTTSAQPGIDSSEGSEAEYKENSLYVPQNQRRNWWSIALIWIGQSINVSTLMTGAILGAGLTLRDAFLAALIGFGIIEAYMCFVAMEATDTGLPTSAMSSAALGRKGGRYVISIIIGISLIGWFSVQAAVCGSSFSLMAAKFGWSISPQICEIVLGLLMLITAVLGFDGVKWVNYIAAPLLFIICVYGLFTSVSTTGMSSLFSYVPKQSIGLVAGINIAVGFFAVGGATVGDFSRYAKDRKGAVLSSIIGIWPPMVILLVMGAMLAIVKPESGGDISKIMASMGLAGLALIALVMSTWSVNVSNAYSAGLAFAVIADKGDKGYKVSTTISGILGIILAVAGIMDYFQLFLTVLSAMIPALAGAMIADYWLVRKARPENFKPLDGFSVPGLVSFIGGSIVALITGGTFASVPALSFLDHPFFLGPVNGIVVSILLYVLVYKAMKLPAFPGAIQLTRKGE
- a CDS encoding cytosine permease — protein: MSSAQKSNTPGTQPENISKSSSEGVVEDNDYTLSRVPAHAKKPFWKILLIRIGSICCVSQLVLGAALGYGMTFWGAFWATMLGSVLLEIISWALGTAAAREGLSTSLLSRWTGFGKMGSAIFGGVMAISMVGWFGVQNSVFGNGLSSIIPFTDFLGKFETPGWSIVTGLAITLLVVFGVNAIADFATVLVPLFIIVVLYASFHVFQSTPFMTLFTSPAPGPALSLGAATTMVTGGFIAGAIATPDYGRYLKNGKQVFWMTLIGTFVGELGMNLLAVLLAHATGTNNVVDMMMKTSGIVGVIIVITSTVKLNDINLYSSSLGLSTMINAVFNRKLNRNVLVWSLGIVGTFLSVIGILKYFTNFLTLLGVAVPPVAGIMVIDYYILRRQGRKDLEATRASGTLPSSVEKWNPVSLIVWVLGFAIGEITSIYSIGIPGLNSLIISALLYWVVMEIMAKVKGVKTIEFAHTSQVL
- a CDS encoding hydantoinase/oxoprolinase family protein, with the translated sequence MHYKLGIDVGGTNTDAVVIDENMKVLAAVKRHTSEDVYEGILNSVDAVLDESKVDAGLIDQAMLGTTQCTNAIVQRKGLSPVAILRIGAPATEGIPPMVDWDDSIRAVCVDWTIIGGGFEFNGKRLAQFDEDACRAFLNKIKGKVDALAISCVFSTMRNDDEVRAAAIAHEILGEDFPISLSSEIGSMGLVERENATILNAALNQVAQRFTEGFAHSLKQKGIVNADVYLSQNDGTLMTIENARRYPILTIACGPTNSIRGASYLTRRDDAIVIDVGGTTTDFGVLSHGFPRESGVAVDIGGVRTNFRMPDVISIGLGGGSIVTEHEDGSVTVGPQSVGYQITEKALCFGGDVMTATDIADRLGMAEIGDPKLTESISKETADKALAAMREMVEDSIDAMKISSDPIDVILVGGGSVIFPQDLAGTKSVTCPEFAGCANAIGSAISKVSGTFEKLVDYEKTGRDQALENARKEAIALAVAAGADESTVEIIDSEDVPLAYYPGKTSRVRIKAAGDLRTGSAR
- the def gene encoding peptide deformylase, whose protein sequence is MALREIRVVPDPVLRTPCEPIREITPAVRNMVQDLLDTVDDPGRAGLSANQIGISLRAFSYNIDGKLGYVLNPVIEETRGEQYGDEGCLSVPKLWYKTRRADYARVRGINLDGKTIVVEGTGIMGRMLQHETDHLDGHIYLDRLEKEERREAMRRMRSLN